A window of the Chlamydia sp. genome harbors these coding sequences:
- the ribH gene encoding 6,7-dimethyl-8-ribityllumazine synthase — MKLLKGFPVTKDVRVAIVGSCFNTPIADRLVTGAQDAFLDFGGDPSSLTVIRVPGAFEIPCTIKKLLSGQTNFHAVVACGVLIKGETSHYDHIADSVAAGISQLSLEFCLPITFSVITAPSVEAAWERAGIKGPNLGASGMKTALEMASLFSRIEKE, encoded by the coding sequence ATGAAGCTGTTGAAAGGGTTTCCTGTCACTAAAGATGTACGCGTAGCCATTGTTGGGTCGTGTTTCAATACGCCTATTGCTGATAGACTTGTTACTGGAGCGCAAGATGCATTTTTAGATTTTGGGGGAGATCCTTCATCTTTGACTGTAATTCGGGTTCCAGGTGCTTTTGAGATTCCTTGCACCATTAAAAAATTACTTTCTGGACAAACTAATTTTCATGCTGTTGTTGCTTGTGGGGTTTTGATTAAGGGAGAGACTTCTCATTATGATCATATTGCGGATAGCGTTGCCGCAGGTATTAGTCAGCTGTCTTTAGAATTTTGCCTTCCTATTACGTTTTCCGTGATTACAGCTCCTAGTGTGGAGGCTGCTTGGGAGCGTGCAGGGATCAAAGGTCCAAATTTGGGAGCCTCAGGAATGAAAACAGCTTTGGAAATGGCATCGTTGTTTTCTAGAATAGAAAAAGAATAA
- a CDS encoding bifunctional 3,4-dihydroxy-2-butanone-4-phosphate synthase/GTP cyclohydrolase II, translating into MVTCEAGTASVQQAIKDVAEGKFVIIVDNASRENEGDLILAGEHISVEKMAFLLSHTTGIVCVSMTQEQAKILDLPVMVQDNRCPFRTPFTVSVDASSGITTGVSAADRTKTVQLLADRMSTPESFVRPGHVFPLVSQPGGVVQRPGHTEASVDLMRLAGVQLCGVFAELVNPDYSMMRQQQILAFAKQHDITVITVDDLITYRLTYDSLITKFSSARLPTRYGEFSIHVYESVIDGMQHFALVRGDVRGKEGVPVRVHSECLTGDILGSCRCDCGAQLDMALRYIAEQDLGILVYLRGQEGRGIGFGHKIQAYALQDLGYDTVDANLQLGFPADAREYGMAAQILKDFQLTSVRLITHNPAKFFELQRLGIKILDRVVLPVSISAENGGYLRTKKERMGHWLDLPALDDSEEEYDEAVERVSCH; encoded by the coding sequence ATGGTTACATGTGAAGCAGGAACAGCTTCAGTACAGCAAGCGATAAAAGATGTCGCTGAGGGTAAATTTGTCATAATTGTGGATAATGCTTCTCGAGAGAACGAGGGGGACTTAATCTTAGCAGGAGAGCACATCTCTGTAGAGAAAATGGCCTTTCTTTTATCCCACACGACCGGTATCGTTTGTGTTTCAATGACCCAAGAACAAGCAAAGATTTTAGATTTGCCTGTAATGGTTCAAGATAATCGATGTCCGTTCCGCACGCCTTTCACAGTTTCTGTGGATGCTTCATCAGGAATTACTACAGGAGTTTCTGCTGCAGATAGAACAAAGACTGTCCAGCTATTAGCAGATCGGATGTCTACCCCAGAATCTTTTGTTCGTCCTGGGCATGTTTTCCCCCTAGTTAGTCAGCCGGGAGGTGTTGTTCAACGGCCTGGCCATACAGAGGCTTCTGTAGATCTGATGCGTCTTGCGGGGGTACAACTGTGTGGGGTTTTTGCTGAGCTTGTCAATCCTGATTATTCTATGATGCGACAACAACAGATACTTGCTTTTGCTAAACAACATGATATAACAGTGATTACAGTGGATGATCTTATTACTTATCGCTTGACCTATGACTCTTTAATCACCAAATTTTCATCGGCTCGGCTTCCTACTAGATATGGGGAATTTTCTATTCATGTTTATGAATCCGTCATTGATGGGATGCAGCATTTTGCCCTAGTTAGGGGAGATGTTCGAGGAAAAGAAGGAGTTCCTGTGAGAGTGCATTCGGAGTGCTTGACAGGAGATATCCTAGGTTCCTGTCGTTGCGATTGTGGGGCACAACTAGATATGGCTCTGCGATATATCGCAGAGCAAGATTTAGGTATCCTTGTATACCTTCGAGGACAGGAAGGGCGTGGTATAGGCTTCGGGCATAAGATTCAAGCTTATGCCTTGCAAGATCTCGGATACGATACTGTAGATGCTAATCTTCAATTAGGTTTCCCCGCAGATGCTCGTGAGTACGGAATGGCTGCTCAGATTCTTAAGGATTTCCAATTGACAAGCGTGAGATTGATCACACATAATCCTGCAAAATTTTTTGAATTACAAAGACTCGGGATAAAAATTTTGGATCGGGTCGTCTTACCCGTTAGTATTTCTGCTGAGAACGGGGGGTATTTGCGAACAAAAAAGGAACGAATGGGTCATTGGCTGGATCTTCCTGCTCTTGATGACTCTGAGGAGGAATATGATGAAGCTGTTGAAAGGGTTTCCTGTCACTAA
- the ribD gene encoding bifunctional diaminohydroxyphosphoribosylaminopyrimidine deaminase/5-amino-6-(5-phosphoribosylamino)uracil reductase RibD encodes MEVSSEQQLFFMRKAVSLGEKGRICAPPNPWVGCVIVKNGSVIGEGWHKGIGSPHAEVDAVQNRSCSLEGAEVYVTLEPCCHFGRTPPCVDLLIKNNVKAVYVALLDPDLRVCKKGVARLKEAGIIVRVGVGSQEAMSSLRPYLYQRETGLPWVVMKTAASLDGQTADRRGSSKWISGDQARADVGKLRAESQAIIVGARTVCLDNPRLSARLPSGELYERQPLRVVVDSRGIVPLDAQVWNTESGNALLATTEQCSQEYIQKLEYLGVKVWVCPSEQVDLKGLLRFLAKKGCLQVLVEGGAQLHSAFWRQDLVNAGVFYWGPKVLGNQGQPILHDLGLSLANAASMKITETSLLGDSVKLCFEKEV; translated from the coding sequence ATGGAAGTTTCGTCTGAGCAACAACTATTTTTTATGCGTAAGGCAGTTTCTCTAGGAGAAAAGGGAAGGATTTGTGCTCCTCCTAATCCTTGGGTGGGGTGCGTAATTGTAAAAAATGGGAGTGTGATAGGAGAAGGATGGCATAAAGGAATAGGATCTCCTCATGCAGAAGTTGATGCTGTTCAAAATCGGAGTTGTTCTTTGGAAGGTGCCGAAGTATACGTGACCTTGGAGCCTTGTTGTCATTTCGGCAGAACTCCGCCCTGTGTAGATCTTTTGATCAAAAATAACGTTAAAGCAGTCTATGTTGCTCTTTTGGATCCGGATCTTCGAGTGTGTAAGAAAGGGGTAGCGCGGCTGAAAGAAGCAGGGATTATAGTTCGTGTAGGAGTGGGGAGCCAAGAAGCTATGTCCTCTCTGAGACCTTATTTGTATCAAAGGGAAACGGGATTGCCTTGGGTTGTTATGAAGACCGCGGCATCTCTTGATGGGCAGACAGCAGATAGGAGAGGTTCATCAAAGTGGATCTCAGGAGACCAGGCTCGAGCAGATGTCGGAAAACTTCGTGCTGAGTCTCAGGCTATCATTGTAGGAGCGCGTACCGTTTGCTTAGATAATCCACGTTTATCTGCCCGTCTTCCTTCAGGGGAATTGTATGAACGACAGCCATTGAGGGTAGTAGTGGATAGCCGAGGCATTGTCCCATTAGATGCCCAGGTATGGAATACGGAGTCTGGGAATGCTCTACTTGCTACAACGGAGCAATGCTCTCAAGAGTATATTCAGAAATTAGAGTATTTAGGGGTAAAGGTATGGGTATGCCCTTCTGAACAAGTAGATTTAAAAGGGTTATTACGATTTTTAGCTAAAAAAGGATGTTTGCAAGTACTCGTTGAAGGTGGAGCTCAGTTACATTCTGCTTTCTGGAGACAAGATCTTGTGAATGCTGGAGTATTCTATTGGGGGCCAAAAGTTTTAGGGAATCAAGGTCAGCCTATATTGCACGATCTCGGGTTGAGCTTAGCTAATGCGGCATCTATGAAAATTACAGAAACTTCTTTACTTGGAGATTCTGTAAAACTGTGTTTTGAGAAGGAGGTCTGA
- the serS gene encoding serine--tRNA ligase, translated as MLDIRLIRKEPKECEARLQKKDPSISLGQLLDLDKKVRQLKGDSEALLAKRKVLSSQIHKAKVANKDTDALVQEVNAISDQLVAFEKNLQEQEALLTDLMARLPNYPEEDVPVALDKDGNKVIKSCGKVPAFAFSPKHHVQLNETLQILDFKLPAKTTGSGWPAYRDEGVLLEWALLTYLLHKQQSHGFHLWLPPLLVKREVLFGSGQIPKFDGQYYRVEDGDQSLFLVPTAEVVLNGFHLQEILNEQDLPLYYAAFTPCFRREAGAGGAHERGLVRVHQFHKIEMFAFTTPEQEETAYQKMISIVEEILSELELPYQLSLLSTGDMSFAAKKTIDAEVWLPGQKAFYEVSSISKCGDFQARRSETRYRDAQGKIHFVNTLNGSGLATPRLLVAILENYQQEDGSVVIPRVLRPYMNHQEILLPKTER; from the coding sequence ATGTTGGATATACGATTAATACGCAAGGAACCAAAGGAATGTGAAGCTCGTCTTCAAAAAAAAGATCCCTCCATTTCGTTAGGACAGCTCCTAGATTTAGACAAAAAAGTGCGTCAACTAAAAGGTGATTCAGAAGCTTTACTTGCCAAACGCAAAGTACTTTCTAGTCAAATTCATAAAGCTAAGGTAGCTAATAAAGATACGGATGCTCTTGTCCAAGAAGTTAATGCTATCTCGGACCAATTGGTTGCCTTTGAAAAAAATTTACAAGAACAGGAAGCTCTTCTCACTGATCTCATGGCGAGACTTCCTAATTATCCAGAAGAAGATGTCCCCGTTGCTCTCGATAAAGATGGGAATAAGGTCATAAAAAGTTGCGGCAAAGTTCCCGCTTTTGCCTTTTCTCCTAAGCACCATGTACAGCTCAACGAGACTTTGCAAATTTTAGATTTTAAACTTCCTGCGAAGACTACGGGCTCTGGATGGCCGGCTTATAGAGATGAGGGAGTGCTTCTAGAATGGGCCTTGCTTACCTATCTTCTCCATAAACAACAATCTCATGGATTCCATTTATGGCTCCCTCCTCTACTTGTCAAACGAGAGGTTCTTTTTGGTTCTGGACAAATCCCCAAATTTGATGGACAGTACTATCGTGTTGAGGATGGGGATCAATCTCTTTTCCTCGTCCCCACAGCAGAGGTTGTCCTGAATGGATTCCACTTGCAAGAGATCTTAAATGAACAAGATCTCCCCCTCTATTACGCTGCGTTTACCCCTTGTTTCCGAAGAGAGGCGGGTGCTGGAGGAGCTCATGAGCGAGGATTGGTGCGTGTCCATCAATTTCATAAAATAGAGATGTTTGCTTTCACCACTCCGGAACAAGAAGAGACTGCTTATCAAAAAATGATTAGCATTGTGGAAGAAATTCTCTCAGAGCTAGAGCTCCCTTATCAACTTTCCCTACTTTCTACAGGTGATATGTCCTTTGCAGCGAAGAAAACTATCGATGCTGAAGTTTGGCTTCCTGGACAGAAAGCTTTTTATGAAGTCTCTTCTATTTCTAAATGTGGGGATTTTCAAGCTCGACGTTCTGAGACTCGCTACCGCGATGCTCAAGGCAAAATCCATTTCGTCAACACTCTTAATGGCTCTGGCCTAGCTACTCCAAGACTATTAGTTGCTATTTTAGAGAACTACCAGCAAGAGGATGGTTCCGTAGTCATTCCTCGTGTTCTTCGGCCCTACATGAATCATCAAGAGATTCTCCTACCCAAAACGGAAAGATAA
- a CDS encoding VIT1/CCC1 transporter family protein yields the protein MPSEYEHFENLSPEEHIKQVQDLHNVCKGEPHQTKKGFCYHLASDAIDFGIFIFFIRTVFFLVPTIPVASYGKILFTVGISWIFYTGCRRAHAAWAYMELTHRNMLQEKKEVEEHPEQERLELKALYANRGFQEPLISQMTDFVCSDSTLLLDTMLREELHIQLEDYPHPLKQGGIKALGEILGFILFVPVALTVSYTIAVLLASGIIAALLAIKTRLIKNPVTPAMVWGVGIFITAISLCCSLIQLF from the coding sequence ATGCCATCGGAATACGAGCATTTTGAAAACTTATCTCCTGAAGAACATATCAAGCAAGTTCAGGATTTACACAATGTTTGTAAAGGAGAGCCTCATCAGACGAAAAAAGGGTTCTGTTATCATTTAGCATCTGATGCCATAGACTTCGGTATTTTTATATTCTTTATACGCACGGTATTTTTTCTCGTCCCCACTATTCCTGTGGCTTCTTACGGAAAAATCCTTTTTACTGTAGGGATCAGTTGGATTTTTTATACCGGTTGTCGCCGAGCCCATGCAGCATGGGCTTATATGGAACTTACCCATAGAAATATGCTGCAAGAAAAAAAAGAGGTTGAGGAACACCCAGAACAAGAACGGCTGGAACTAAAAGCTCTTTATGCTAATCGAGGGTTTCAGGAACCTTTGATTTCGCAAATGACCGATTTTGTGTGTTCAGACTCTACACTTCTTTTAGATACGATGCTCAGGGAAGAGTTGCATATTCAATTGGAAGACTATCCTCATCCTCTTAAACAAGGAGGAATCAAAGCCCTTGGAGAGATTCTTGGGTTTATCTTATTTGTACCCGTAGCGCTCACCGTCAGTTATACGATAGCGGTCCTTCTTGCTTCAGGAATTATCGCTGCTTTGCTCGCAATAAAAACCCGTCTCATTAAAAATCCGGTTACCCCAGCGATGGTTTGGGGTGTAGGGATTTTTATTACAGCAATTAGCCTTTGCTGCTCTCTAATACAATTATTTTAG
- a CDS encoding cation-translocating P-type ATPase, translating into MSSRLFSSPFSRELLSDFFESGMAEENSPLLSPKNRLLSQNLTLKSAYISLALYLGALVAHWTGYQPFSSLLLILTFFLAGTPALVKSLEDILNKTVNIDILMTSAAFGSIFIGGALEGALLLVLFAISESLGSMVSGKAKSTLASLKHLAPTVAWIVQPDGSLHKKLVQNVKVGEIIRVKSGEVVPLDGEIIQGASSINLMHLTGEKIPKSCGIGNIIPAGAHNLEGSFDLKVLRIGAESTIAHIINLVVQAQSSKPRLQQRLDRYSSTYALTIFAIAASIAIGGSLFTTLPFLGPDSAFYRALAFLIAASPCALIIAIPIAYLSAINACAKHGVLLKGGVVLDRLVSCNSIVMDKTGTLTSGNLTCSGCEDFGPESPLFYSYVLAMEQSSSHPIAQAIVNYLTEKQVLSLPATQCTTIPGEGVCGEFNGEKAFVGRVSTALHYVPDEYREQLRERAQLAQNRGETCSIACLGNHVSLFYFRDAPRHDAADIVAYLKKNGYPVCMLTGDHRISAENTAQLLGIDEMFYDLTPDHKLSKIQELAKTRQIMMIGDGINDAPALAQSTVGIAMGEAGSATAIEAADVVLLNQGLSALPWLIKKAKQTRRIVSQNLALALAIILFISGPASMGVIPLWLAVILHEGSTVVVGLNALRLLKNT; encoded by the coding sequence ATGTCTTCACGACTTTTCTCCTCTCCGTTCTCTAGAGAACTACTTAGTGATTTTTTTGAATCTGGAATGGCAGAAGAAAATAGCCCCTTACTCTCTCCAAAAAACCGTCTTTTGAGCCAAAACCTTACTCTAAAATCTGCTTACATATCCCTAGCTCTTTATTTAGGAGCTCTTGTTGCTCATTGGACAGGATATCAACCTTTTTCCTCTTTGCTTCTCATCCTTACCTTTTTTCTAGCAGGAACCCCAGCTCTTGTTAAATCTCTTGAAGATATTCTAAATAAAACCGTGAATATAGACATTCTCATGACGTCTGCAGCCTTCGGTTCTATTTTCATTGGAGGAGCACTAGAAGGAGCTTTACTACTGGTACTCTTTGCGATCTCAGAATCCCTAGGTTCTATGGTTTCTGGGAAAGCAAAAAGCACCCTTGCTTCCTTAAAACATCTAGCACCCACTGTAGCCTGGATCGTTCAACCAGATGGTTCTTTACACAAAAAACTCGTACAAAATGTGAAAGTCGGAGAAATTATCCGAGTCAAAAGCGGAGAGGTTGTCCCTTTGGATGGGGAAATTATTCAAGGAGCTTCTTCTATTAATCTTATGCATCTAACCGGAGAAAAGATCCCTAAATCCTGCGGCATAGGGAATATCATCCCCGCTGGAGCTCATAATCTAGAAGGTAGCTTTGATCTCAAAGTCCTCCGCATTGGAGCAGAATCCACAATCGCCCATATTATTAATCTTGTCGTTCAAGCTCAAAGCTCGAAACCTCGGTTACAACAACGATTAGATCGCTATTCTTCCACATATGCTTTAACTATTTTTGCTATCGCAGCATCCATAGCTATAGGGGGCTCTTTATTTACAACACTACCATTCCTTGGACCTGATAGTGCCTTTTACCGCGCCTTAGCGTTCCTAATTGCTGCATCTCCCTGTGCACTTATTATCGCTATCCCTATTGCCTACCTCAGCGCTATCAACGCCTGCGCTAAACATGGTGTTCTCCTAAAAGGAGGCGTAGTCTTAGATCGCCTTGTCTCCTGCAATTCCATAGTTATGGACAAAACTGGGACACTTACCTCAGGAAACTTGACCTGCTCCGGATGCGAAGATTTTGGACCAGAATCTCCTCTGTTTTATTCCTATGTATTAGCGATGGAACAATCTTCATCCCATCCGATTGCTCAAGCAATTGTTAACTATCTTACAGAAAAACAGGTACTTTCTTTACCTGCAACACAGTGTACAACTATCCCAGGAGAAGGTGTTTGTGGAGAATTTAACGGAGAAAAAGCTTTTGTAGGACGAGTATCCACAGCCTTGCATTACGTCCCCGACGAGTATCGCGAACAACTCCGTGAACGCGCACAATTAGCCCAAAATCGAGGGGAGACCTGTTCAATAGCTTGTTTAGGGAATCACGTTTCTCTTTTCTATTTTCGCGATGCGCCGCGCCATGATGCTGCGGACATTGTTGCTTACTTGAAAAAAAATGGCTATCCAGTATGTATGCTCACAGGAGATCATCGGATTAGTGCTGAGAATACTGCGCAGCTTCTGGGTATCGATGAGATGTTCTACGATCTAACACCTGATCACAAACTTTCTAAAATCCAGGAGCTAGCAAAAACTCGGCAAATCATGATGATCGGAGATGGCATCAACGATGCTCCGGCTTTAGCTCAGTCTACTGTAGGAATCGCCATGGGAGAAGCAGGAAGTGCCACAGCTATAGAAGCTGCAGATGTCGTTCTTTTAAACCAAGGACTCTCTGCCCTGCCCTGGCTGATTAAGAAGGCGAAACAAACACGCCGTATTGTTTCACAAAATCTTGCTCTAGCTTTGGCAATTATTTTATTTATTTCAGGGCCGGCATCTATGGGAGTTATCCCCCTATGGCTTGCTGTGATTTTACATGAAGGAAGTACTGTTGTGGTAGGACTGAATGCACTTCGCCTCTTAAAAAATACATAA
- a CDS encoding FtsW/RodA/SpoVE family cell cycle protein, with the protein MKKNKYLRQVNLWIFVVIILLMSISVVVISSQDPSSMLIHTSRGLFSAKSKMQLRHFALGWCAYFICLYVDYHQFKKWAWVLYALILFSLIGLFFVPAVQNVHRWYRIPIINLSVQPSEYAKLVVVIMLSYILEMRKSRISSKTTACIACIVVGVPFLLILKEPDLGTALVLCPIALAIFYLGNIYPPLVKVCSIFAASGMLCSLLIFSGIIPHDKVKPYALKVLKEYQYERLSPSNHHQNASLISIGVGGLKGQGWKSGEFAGRGWLPYGYTDSVFPAIGEEFGLLGLLFVLWLFYNLVCFGCRTVAVAVDDFGRFLAGGVTVHLVMHVLINVSMMSGLLPITGVPLVLISYGGSSVISTMASLGILQSIYSRRFAKY; encoded by the coding sequence ATGAAAAAAAACAAATACTTGCGTCAAGTCAATTTATGGATCTTTGTAGTCATTATTCTTCTGATGAGCATAAGTGTTGTGGTGATCTCGTCACAGGATCCTTCTTCCATGTTAATTCACACTTCACGAGGCCTATTCTCCGCAAAAAGTAAGATGCAGCTCCGTCACTTCGCTCTGGGATGGTGTGCGTATTTTATTTGCTTGTATGTAGACTACCATCAGTTTAAAAAATGGGCATGGGTTCTCTATGCCCTCATTCTTTTTAGCTTAATCGGTCTCTTTTTCGTTCCTGCCGTACAAAATGTACATCGCTGGTATCGTATCCCAATCATTAACCTCAGCGTACAACCCTCCGAGTATGCCAAACTTGTCGTTGTAATTATGCTTAGTTACATTCTGGAAATGCGAAAATCTCGTATTTCCTCAAAAACTACAGCTTGTATTGCCTGTATTGTCGTTGGGGTTCCTTTTCTGCTTATTCTCAAAGAACCAGATCTTGGAACTGCTCTCGTACTTTGTCCCATAGCACTCGCGATTTTTTATTTAGGGAATATCTATCCCCCTCTAGTGAAAGTATGTTCCATATTCGCTGCTTCAGGGATGCTTTGCTCCTTGCTGATTTTCTCAGGAATTATTCCTCACGATAAGGTTAAACCCTATGCACTTAAAGTACTAAAAGAATACCAATACGAACGCCTAAGTCCTTCCAATCATCACCAAAATGCATCTCTCATTTCTATTGGAGTAGGCGGATTAAAAGGTCAGGGATGGAAATCTGGAGAATTTGCTGGAAGAGGATGGCTTCCTTATGGATATACAGACTCCGTCTTCCCCGCAATAGGAGAAGAATTTGGGCTGCTCGGGTTACTCTTCGTGTTATGGTTATTTTACAACCTAGTATGCTTTGGCTGTCGAACCGTTGCTGTTGCTGTTGATGATTTTGGTCGATTCTTAGCAGGGGGAGTCACGGTACATCTTGTCATGCACGTACTCATTAATGTTAGCATGATGAGCGGACTCTTACCTATTACAGGAGTCCCTTTGGTCCTAATTTCTTATGGAGGGTCTTCCGTTATTTCAACAATGGCTTCTTTAGGCATCTTACAAAGTATCTACAGCCGACGTTTTGCCAAGTACTAA
- a CDS encoding biotin--[acetyl-CoA-carboxylase] ligase: MKEIYYEIARAESTNTVAKAGIPLWNPYALTVITTNQQTAGRGKFGRYWHSTDRDLLVSFCFFLRVDSIDSVLLFRIGTEAVLRLGDSLGIQGAVMKWPNDVLVQGKKLSGVLCETVPVKGGTCVVIGIGINGNVSADELLVIDQPATSLQELVGSSLNLEEQLYRLTKEIKELIQSLPLWE, encoded by the coding sequence ATGAAAGAAATCTATTACGAAATAGCGAGAGCAGAGTCTACAAACACAGTAGCAAAAGCCGGGATTCCTTTATGGAATCCCTATGCACTCACTGTGATAACGACTAATCAGCAGACTGCTGGTAGAGGTAAATTTGGTAGATATTGGCATTCTACGGATCGCGATCTTTTAGTGTCTTTTTGTTTCTTTTTGCGTGTGGATAGCATCGATAGTGTGTTGTTATTTCGTATAGGTACGGAAGCGGTTCTTCGTCTTGGGGATTCTTTAGGGATACAGGGAGCAGTTATGAAATGGCCCAATGACGTGTTAGTTCAAGGGAAGAAACTGTCGGGAGTCCTTTGTGAGACAGTCCCCGTAAAAGGAGGGACATGTGTGGTGATTGGTATAGGTATAAATGGGAATGTAAGCGCTGATGAGCTGCTAGTCATAGACCAGCCAGCAACTTCCCTTCAGGAATTAGTGGGGAGCTCATTAAATCTCGAAGAACAGTTGTATCGACTTACGAAAGAAATCAAAGAGCTCATACAATCTCTTCCTTTGTGGGAATAA
- a CDS encoding pseudouridine synthase, producing the protein MAKVRLNKFLASAGVASRRKCDEIIFAGSVTVNGRVAVGPFVLVDEEFDFVEVGGQRIGVEKKVYFMVHKPLGYLCSSERKFPGSKLVIDLLSHCSYRLFTVGRLDKETSGLILVTNDGEFANRVIHPSFGITKEYLLKVNRDVTAKDLETLMEGTVIDGRVVRPVSVKKVRRGTLKIIVNEGKKHEIRLFAEAAKLQLLELKRIRIGSLVLGGLPYGKYRELTDAELDSCLLGKSAALVA; encoded by the coding sequence ATGGCCAAAGTTCGCCTCAATAAATTTTTAGCATCTGCAGGGGTCGCTTCGCGAAGAAAATGTGATGAGATCATCTTTGCTGGGTCTGTTACGGTAAACGGTAGGGTAGCTGTAGGGCCTTTCGTCCTTGTGGACGAGGAGTTTGATTTTGTAGAGGTTGGTGGGCAACGTATTGGCGTTGAGAAAAAAGTGTACTTCATGGTTCATAAACCTTTGGGATATCTGTGTTCTTCTGAGCGTAAATTCCCAGGATCTAAGTTAGTAATCGACTTACTGTCGCATTGTTCCTATCGCCTGTTCACTGTCGGTCGTTTAGACAAAGAGACTTCGGGATTGATTCTGGTAACTAATGATGGGGAGTTTGCCAATCGTGTGATTCACCCTTCTTTTGGGATCACGAAAGAGTATTTATTGAAAGTGAATCGTGATGTTACCGCAAAAGATCTGGAAACTTTGATGGAGGGGACTGTAATTGATGGAAGAGTTGTACGGCCAGTTTCTGTTAAAAAAGTACGTCGTGGCACTCTGAAAATTATTGTGAATGAAGGGAAAAAACACGAAATTCGTCTTTTTGCTGAAGCTGCTAAGCTACAGCTTTTGGAGCTGAAGAGAATCCGTATAGGAAGCTTAGTATTAGGGGGGCTCCCTTATGGGAAATATAGGGAATTGACCGATGCTGAATTAGACAGCTGTCTACTTGGGAAATCTGCTGCGCTAGTTGCTTAG
- a CDS encoding 2,3-bisphosphoglycerate-dependent phosphoglycerate mutase gives MTLLILLRHGQSVWNQKNLFTGWVDIPLSQQGIQEALAAGAMIKNLPIDYIFTSTLVRSLMTALLAMTNHNSQKTPYIVHEERPDMSRIYSKKEEKQMIPLFQSSALNERMYGELQGKNKQEVAAQFGEAQVKLWRRSYRIAPPHGESLFDTGQRTLPYFKERIFPLIQQGNHIFVSAHGNSLRSLIMDLEKLTEEEVLSLELPTGKPIVYEWTGHNFKKSEHSSG, from the coding sequence ATGACTCTTCTTATTTTACTTCGCCACGGCCAGTCTGTATGGAATCAAAAAAATCTCTTTACAGGATGGGTAGATATTCCTCTCAGTCAACAGGGAATTCAAGAGGCCCTTGCTGCTGGAGCTATGATCAAAAATCTTCCCATTGACTACATATTTACCTCTACCTTAGTCCGAAGTCTCATGACAGCTCTTTTAGCCATGACGAACCACAATTCTCAAAAAACTCCTTATATTGTCCATGAAGAACGCCCCGATATGAGTCGGATTTATAGCAAGAAAGAAGAAAAACAAATGATTCCTCTTTTCCAATCCAGTGCTCTCAATGAACGTATGTATGGAGAACTTCAAGGAAAGAATAAACAAGAGGTCGCTGCGCAATTCGGAGAAGCGCAAGTCAAGCTTTGGCGCCGCAGCTATAGAATAGCTCCCCCTCATGGAGAAAGCCTCTTCGATACAGGGCAAAGAACACTCCCCTATTTTAAAGAACGTATTTTCCCTTTAATCCAGCAAGGAAACCATATTTTTGTCTCTGCTCATGGAAATTCCCTACGCTCCCTCATCATGGATCTAGAAAAATTAACTGAAGAAGAGGTACTCTCTTTGGAGTTACCAACAGGTAAGCCTATTGTATACGAATGGACAGGACACAATTTCAAGAAGAGCGAGCATTCTTCTGGTTAA